The following is a genomic window from Miscanthus floridulus cultivar M001 chromosome 14, ASM1932011v1, whole genome shotgun sequence.
TTATCGGTGTATGGCGGATGGCGCCACCATTGGTACAGGGTCATTTCTATCCACCTGAACACCTGCAGGAGGTCGCCTGATGGCGTCTTGACAAGGTACATTGTTATGAGATCATGGGTGCGGCCAGGATTGTACATCGGCATTGCTGAACGCATGATCCTGCTAGCTGACGGTGAATGCCCATTGAGGTCCAAGGTGTAGATAGCGCTGTCAAAGCGCAGCACATAGAACAGACCATTGTCAGAGTTGAAGACAGCATCATGGTAGCCGCTGCGCTCGAGAGGGCCATGGCCCATGGCGGAGACCGGTGTCCAGGACTCATCGCCAAGCCTGGCGAATGAGAGCTCGCCTTCCGGCCAGTGAATGAGGAGCACAATGCATTCGGCCCCAGCGGAAGGTGAGCACGACAGGACGGCGCGGAAGTACATGGTCTCGCGCGCGGCAAGGGTGGTGAGGATGTCGGTGGGCTCCTCGTCAGCGTCCCGGTTCACAAAGACCCGGTATGTTAGGTCGCCGCCCTCGCCTGTTACGCTCTCGACGTTGTGGAGGCTGGCGAGGGGCGGGAGcgcgacctgggcaccggtgagggGATTCACAACGTGGAGGCTGGAATCCTCGTCTGCGGTGACGAGCCACCCGTACGCCGAGCCGACGAAGGTCCGGCTGCTGAGCGGAAGGTCCGGGAGGGCAGTACGAATGGAGGGCGATCTGGAACTGGAAGCACCGATGGAGGTCGATCTAGAACATTATAGACATTTGGCATCATCTATCTGATCTAGAAAAAAATAGAAGGGCTTATATCAAAATGCTTCAGCTCCATCACAAGGTGCTCCTACGCTAGAGCTGGTTTCGTTTTTAAAGGAACCATATCCCTGCCAGACTGG
Proteins encoded in this region:
- the LOC136503398 gene encoding uncharacterized protein: MDTGKLNLTNVLRRSSSSSRAAGAKLPASTNVLPGGPLFIGLPRSRSTSIGASSSRSPSIRTALPDLPLSSRTFVGSAYGWLVTADEDSSLHVVNPLTGAQVALPPLASLHNVESVTGEGGDLTYRVFVNRDADEEPTDILTTLAARETMYFRAVLSCSPSAGAECIVLLIHWPEGELSFARLGDESWTPVSAMGHGPLERSGYHDAVFNSDNGLFYVLRFDSAIYTLDLNGHSPSASRIMRSAMPMYNPGRTHDLITMYLVKTPSGDLLQVFRWIEMTLYQWWRHPPYTDNNEDYITYAQIESFDVQVFKVDLHGQKLDQITTLGDHSLFLGYNNSMCISTKDLPVLEPNLFYLMDNCKHEYATENYRDMGFYKIGEIPIYNGGPRTPNTECFPFSSMPFPVPIWITPSVY